Proteins encoded together in one Roseibacterium elongatum DSM 19469 window:
- a CDS encoding VOC family protein: MGLKYLHTMVRVKDLEKSMAFYELLGLRETRRMENEPGRFSLIFMAPPGQEECPVELTYNWDGDEGLPSDSRHFGHLAYAVDNIYETCQHLMDNGVTINRPPRDGRMAFVRSPDNISVELLQAGEALAPAEPWASMENTGHW; the protein is encoded by the coding sequence ATGGGACTGAAATACCTGCACACGATGGTGCGCGTGAAGGATCTGGAAAAATCCATGGCCTTCTACGAATTGCTGGGCCTGCGCGAAACCCGCCGGATGGAGAACGAGCCGGGCCGCTTTTCGCTGATCTTCATGGCCCCCCCGGGGCAGGAGGAGTGCCCGGTCGAATTGACCTACAACTGGGACGGGGATGAGGGGCTGCCCTCGGACAGCCGCCATTTCGGCCATCTCGCCTATGCGGTCGACAATATCTACGAGACCTGCCAGCACCTGATGGACAACGGCGTGACCATCAACCGTCCGCCCCGCGACGGGCGCATGGCCTTCGTCCGCTCGCCCGACAACATCTCGGTCGAGCTGTTGCAGGCCGGCGAGGCGCTGGCCCCGGCCGAACCCTGGGCCTCGATGGAGAACACCGGGCATTGGTGA
- the surE gene encoding 5'/3'-nucleotidase SurE — MRILITNDDGINAPGLKVLEAIAAEVAGPQGEVWTVAPAFEQSGVAHCISYVHPTMIAELGPRRFAAEGTPADCVLAGLSDVLADTPPDLVLSGVNRGNNAAENVLYSGTIGGAMEAALQGLPAIAMSQYYGPGNLGLENSFEAAAQHGAALVRALWDQGHWDREDYRVFYNVNFPPVAAAAVKGTRVTAQGFRRGTGFSMTPQLAPNGRRFLWIKGGPQDVPTQPGTDAHANLDGYISVTPLRADLTAHEALDGLRAALET, encoded by the coding sequence ATGCGCATCCTCATCACCAATGACGACGGCATCAACGCCCCCGGCCTCAAGGTGCTGGAGGCCATCGCCGCCGAGGTCGCCGGCCCCCAGGGCGAGGTCTGGACCGTCGCGCCGGCCTTCGAGCAATCGGGCGTGGCGCATTGCATCTCCTATGTGCATCCCACCATGATTGCCGAGCTTGGCCCGCGCCGCTTTGCCGCCGAGGGCACGCCGGCCGATTGCGTTCTGGCGGGCCTGAGTGACGTTCTGGCCGACACGCCGCCCGATCTGGTGCTGTCGGGGGTCAACCGGGGCAACAACGCCGCTGAAAACGTGCTCTATTCCGGCACCATCGGCGGCGCGATGGAGGCCGCGCTTCAGGGCCTGCCCGCCATTGCCATGTCGCAATACTATGGTCCCGGCAATCTCGGGCTGGAGAACAGTTTCGAGGCCGCGGCGCAGCATGGGGCGGCCCTGGTGCGCGCGCTGTGGGATCAGGGGCATTGGGACCGCGAGGATTACCGCGTGTTCTACAACGTGAATTTCCCGCCCGTCGCCGCCGCCGCGGTGAAAGGCACCCGCGTCACCGCACAGGGGTTCCGGCGCGGCACCGGGTTTTCCATGACGCCGCAACTGGCCCCCAATGGCCGCCGGTTCCTGTGGATCAAGGGCGGCCCGCAGGATGTGCCGACCCAGCCGGGCACCGATGCCCATGCCAATCTGGATGGCTACATATCGGTCACGCCGCTGCGCGCGGACCTGACCGCCCACGAGGCGCTGGACGGGCTGAGGGCGGCGCTGGAGACATGA
- the thyX gene encoding FAD-dependent thymidylate synthase has protein sequence MPLTDDQLAEIEAARATPQPTLRAVAPGMEQHLYKAVPVLDHGFVRVIDYMGDDAAIVQAARVSYGAGTKKTRDDSGLIRYLMRHWHSTPFEMCEIKLHVKLPVFVARQWIRHRTANVNEYSARYSILDREFYIPEPDALAAQSTVNNQGRGEVLQGEEAARVLEILKSDAGRAYNNYEAMLSQDGQQGLARELARMNLPANIYTQWYWKVDLHNLFHFLRLRADEHAQYEIRVYAQAIADMVKDWVPAAYGAFEDYRMGGVALSAKGVEVLKRRLAGEDVTQENSGMSKGEWREFVEVFG, from the coding sequence ATGCCCCTGACAGATGACCAACTGGCCGAGATCGAGGCCGCCCGCGCCACCCCCCAGCCGACGCTGCGCGCCGTTGCCCCGGGGATGGAGCAGCACCTCTACAAGGCGGTGCCGGTGCTGGACCACGGGTTCGTGCGGGTCATCGACTACATGGGCGACGACGCGGCCATCGTGCAGGCGGCGCGCGTCAGCTACGGCGCGGGGACGAAAAAGACGCGCGATGACAGCGGGTTGATCCGCTACCTGATGCGGCACTGGCACTCGACCCCGTTCGAGATGTGCGAGATCAAGCTGCACGTCAAACTGCCCGTCTTCGTCGCGCGGCAGTGGATCCGGCACCGCACGGCGAATGTGAACGAGTATTCCGCGCGCTACTCGATCCTCGACCGGGAGTTCTACATCCCCGAACCCGACGCGCTGGCCGCGCAATCGACGGTCAACAACCAGGGCCGGGGCGAGGTGCTGCAGGGGGAAGAGGCTGCGCGGGTGCTGGAGATCCTGAAATCCGACGCGGGCCGCGCCTATAACAATTACGAGGCGATGCTGTCACAGGACGGGCAGCAGGGGCTGGCGCGCGAATTGGCGCGGATGAACCTGCCCGCCAATATCTACACGCAATGGTATTGGAAGGTGGACCTGCACAACCTGTTTCACTTCCTGCGGCTGCGGGCGGACGAGCACGCGCAATACGAGATCCGCGTCTATGCGCAGGCCATTGCCGACATGGTGAAGGACTGGGTGCCCGCGGCCTATGGCGCCTTCGAGGATTACCGCATGGGCGGCGTGGCGCTGAGCGCGAAAGGGGTCGAGGTGTTGAAGCGGCGTCTGGCGGGGGAAGACGTGACGCAGGAGAATAGCGGGATGAGCAAGGGGGAATGGCGGGAGTTTGTTGAGGTGTTTGGGTGA
- a CDS encoding DUF1194 domain-containing protein, translating to MIRRALLALAVAAGLAAPAPATAQEQCRLALLLGLDVSASVDAEEYAQQIQGLAAALIDPNVVEAALSGNGPVALSIYEWSGRFQQDILVDWTMIRSEADLTTVAERVLRATRAHEDFPTALGYALGFAASHFAEAPPCLFQTLDISGDGQNNDGFPPEAAYAHFPLAGVTVNGLAIGGASREIEQYYLDEVIQGPGAFVEFARSHDEFAEAMRRKLERELRVVILGQLDRD from the coding sequence GTGATCCGCCGCGCCCTTTTGGCTCTGGCGGTCGCGGCGGGCCTGGCCGCGCCCGCGCCCGCTACCGCACAAGAGCAGTGCCGCCTGGCGCTGCTCTTGGGTCTGGACGTGTCGGCCTCGGTCGATGCCGAGGAATACGCCCAGCAGATCCAGGGGCTGGCCGCCGCCCTGATCGACCCCAACGTGGTCGAGGCCGCCCTTTCGGGCAATGGCCCGGTGGCGCTTTCGATCTACGAATGGTCGGGGCGCTTTCAGCAGGACATCCTCGTCGACTGGACGATGATCCGCTCCGAGGCCGACCTGACCACCGTGGCCGAACGGGTGCTGCGCGCCACCCGCGCGCACGAGGATTTTCCGACCGCACTGGGCTATGCGCTCGGCTTTGCCGCCTCCCATTTCGCCGAGGCGCCCCCCTGCCTGTTCCAGACCCTCGATATCTCGGGCGACGGCCAGAACAATGACGGCTTCCCCCCCGAGGCCGCCTATGCCCATTTCCCGCTGGCCGGCGTCACCGTGAACGGGCTGGCCATCGGCGGCGCCTCGCGCGAGATCGAGCAGTATTATCTCGACGAGGTCATCCAGGGCCCCGGTGCCTTCGTCGAATTCGCCCGCAGCCATGACGAGTTCGCCGAGGCGATGCGCCGCAAACTCGAACGCGAATTGCGTGTCGTGATCCTCGGCCAGCTCGACCGCGACTGA
- a CDS encoding tryptophan-rich sensory protein has translation MTEIDRTDPPPENPDDPRDTARMKAVFVVIAALAFFVSPLFNDPFTGFEPGQMPVAVAEPPVTPAGYAFAIWGVIYLWLVASALFGLIKRDTAEDWDATRWPLFMSLAVGASWIPIALTSPVLATILIWAMWAGAVWALLRAPTRDRSWLAWPLGLYAGWLTAASSVATATVVMGYGLLPPMAASWAGLLLALCIALPLSQRLRTPTYAFAAGWAAVGIVVANWPTLYGFAAAAGALLLLGQAARQGLALRG, from the coding sequence TTGACTGAGATCGACCGCACCGACCCGCCGCCCGAAAACCCCGACGACCCGCGCGACACGGCGCGGATGAAGGCCGTCTTCGTCGTGATCGCGGCGCTGGCCTTTTTCGTATCGCCGCTGTTCAACGACCCGTTCACCGGGTTCGAGCCGGGGCAGATGCCCGTCGCGGTGGCCGAGCCGCCGGTGACGCCCGCGGGCTACGCCTTTGCCATTTGGGGGGTGATCTACCTGTGGCTGGTGGCCTCGGCGCTGTTCGGGCTGATCAAGCGCGACACCGCCGAAGACTGGGACGCCACGCGCTGGCCCCTGTTCATGTCGCTGGCGGTCGGGGCGTCGTGGATCCCCATCGCGCTGACCTCGCCCGTGCTCGCCACGATCCTGATCTGGGCGATGTGGGCCGGGGCGGTCTGGGCGCTCCTGCGCGCACCGACGCGGGACCGGAGCTGGCTGGCCTGGCCGCTGGGCCTTTATGCCGGGTGGCTGACGGCGGCCAGTTCGGTGGCCACGGCGACCGTCGTCATGGGATATGGCCTCCTGCCGCCCATGGCCGCCAGTTGGGCGGGGCTGCTGCTGGCGCTTTGCATCGCTCTGCCGCTGAGCCAACGTCTGCGCACGCCGACCTACGCCTTTGCCGCCGGCTGGGCCGCCGTGGGGATCGTGGTAGCGAACTGGCCCACGCTTTACGGATTCGCTGCGGCGGCCGGCGCGCTTCTGCTGCTGGGGCAGGCCGCGCGTCAGGGGCTGGCTTTGCGCGGCTGA
- a CDS encoding DUF2177 family protein codes for MSLVILFVATSLIFLIADAVMLRSVIQPVFARHLGDALYEGGFRLLPAVLFYLT; via the coding sequence ATGTCCCTCGTCATCCTCTTCGTCGCGACCTCGCTTATCTTCCTGATCGCCGATGCGGTCATGTTGCGCTCGGTGATCCAGCCGGTCTTTGCGCGGCATCTGGGCGATGCGCTCTATGAGGGCGGGTTTCGCCTGTTGCCGGCGGTGCTGTTCTATTTGACCTGA
- the bchJ gene encoding bacteriochlorophyll 4-vinyl reductase: MTAQAGQIGPNAILQLVPVLEEEAGPDVTAHLLSMAGVIRMPDPAEGLIDEGPAARLHQAMRAEMPEAAPLLAREAGKRTGDYILAHRIPAKAQAILRFLPARLAAPILARAVAKHAWTFCGSGAFRLVSTWPVVFEIGDNPVVRGERSDVPLCHWHAAVFARLFSELCGPGWQCEEVACCAQGAEVCRFEMTRAR; this comes from the coding sequence ATGACCGCACAAGCCGGACAGATCGGACCCAATGCCATCCTGCAACTCGTTCCCGTGCTTGAGGAAGAGGCCGGGCCGGATGTGACGGCCCATCTTTTGTCGATGGCCGGGGTGATCCGCATGCCCGACCCGGCCGAAGGGTTGATCGACGAAGGACCGGCCGCCCGGCTGCACCAGGCCATGCGGGCCGAGATGCCCGAGGCCGCGCCGCTACTGGCGCGTGAGGCGGGCAAGCGGACGGGCGACTACATCCTGGCCCACCGCATCCCCGCCAAGGCGCAGGCGATCCTGCGGTTCCTGCCCGCGCGCCTGGCGGCCCCGATCCTGGCCAGGGCCGTGGCCAAACATGCCTGGACCTTCTGCGGCTCGGGCGCTTTCCGTCTGGTCTCGACCTGGCCGGTGGTCTTCGAGATCGGGGACAACCCGGTGGTGCGGGGCGAGCGGTCGGACGTGCCGCTGTGCCACTGGCACGCGGCGGTCTTCGCACGGCTGTTCTCGGAGCTGTGCGGGCCGGGATGGCAGTGTGAGGAAGTGGCCTGTTGCGCCCAGGGGGCCGAGGTCTGCCGCTTCGAGATGACGCGCGCGCGCTGA
- the serS gene encoding serine--tRNA ligase yields the protein MHDIRAIRETPDAFDAALARRGLAPQSPAILALDEARRACIARAEAAQAERNAASKAVGRAKASGDEAEFERLRALVSEKKEEIARLEDEAKDKDAALRDLLSGIPNLPYDDIPEGADEADNVEIHRWGKPRDFDFQPKEHYELAAVQGGMDFETAAKLSGSRFVLMSGAVARLHRALAQFMLDIHTLENGLTEVNAPVLVRDDIMYGTGQLPKFGEDSYQTTNGWWLIPTSEVSLTNIVNDTIVEESYLPRRYTAHSLCFRSEAGSAGRDTAGMLRQHQFEKVEMVSITHPDQSDEEQKRMLRCAEGILEALQIPYRTVVLCTGDMGFGARRTYDIEAWLPGQNTYREISSVSTCGDFQARRMNARFRPAGGGKPEFVHTLNGSGLAVGRCLIAVLENGQQEDGSVLLPQVLHPYMGGRSRITPEGTLD from the coding sequence ATGCACGACATCCGCGCCATCCGCGAGACCCCCGACGCCTTCGACGCCGCGCTGGCCCGTCGGGGCCTTGCGCCTCAATCGCCCGCGATCCTCGCCCTCGACGAGGCCCGCCGCGCCTGCATCGCGCGGGCCGAGGCCGCCCAAGCCGAACGCAACGCCGCCTCCAAGGCAGTCGGCCGCGCAAAGGCCAGCGGCGACGAGGCCGAGTTCGAACGCCTCCGCGCGCTTGTGTCTGAAAAGAAAGAAGAAATCGCACGCCTGGAGGATGAGGCCAAGGACAAGGACGCCGCCCTGCGCGACCTGCTGTCGGGCATCCCGAACCTGCCCTATGACGACATCCCCGAGGGCGCGGACGAGGCCGACAATGTCGAGATCCACCGCTGGGGCAAGCCGCGCGACTTCGATTTCCAACCCAAGGAACATTACGAGCTTGCGGCTGTTCAGGGTGGCATGGATTTCGAGACGGCGGCCAAACTGTCGGGTTCGCGTTTCGTGCTGATGTCGGGCGCCGTCGCCCGCCTTCATCGGGCGCTCGCGCAGTTCATGCTCGACATTCACACGCTGGAAAACGGCCTGACCGAGGTCAACGCCCCCGTCCTCGTCCGCGACGACATCATGTATGGCACGGGGCAATTGCCGAAGTTCGGCGAAGACAGCTACCAGACGACGAATGGCTGGTGGCTGATCCCGACCTCGGAGGTGTCGCTGACCAATATCGTCAACGACACGATCGTCGAGGAAAGCTATCTGCCGCGCCGCTACACCGCGCATTCGCTGTGCTTCCGGTCCGAGGCCGGCTCGGCGGGGCGCGACACGGCGGGCATGCTGCGCCAGCACCAGTTCGAGAAGGTCGAGATGGTCTCGATCACTCATCCCGACCAGTCGGACGAGGAACAGAAACGCATGTTGCGCTGCGCCGAAGGCATTCTCGAGGCGCTGCAAATCCCCTACCGGACGGTCGTCCTGTGCACGGGCGACATGGGCTTCGGCGCGCGGCGCACCTATGACATCGAGGCGTGGCTGCCGGGCCAGAACACCTATCGCGAGATCAGTTCCGTCTCGACCTGCGGCGATTTCCAGGCGCGGCGGATGAACGCGCGCTTCCGCCCCGCGGGCGGCGGCAAGCCCGAGTTCGTCCATACGCTGAACGGCTCGGGCCTGGCCGTCGGGCGCTGCCTGATCGCGGTTCTGGAAAACGGGCAGCAGGAAGACGGCTCGGTCCTGTTGCCGCAGGTGCTTCATCCCTACATGGGGGGGAGAAGCCGCATCACGCCCGAGGGAACCCTTGACTGA
- a CDS encoding DUF3800 domain-containing protein, producing MPFSVYIDESGDAGIVRVRDEEQPGSSPYFVLAACVVQPASAIQVRKAVEAFRSAIGKKNWKHATDLNHSQKVFFCRSVSTLPVRFFGLVSKKSTLKDYKSQIGSDPQHYYNKCLQYLLERVFTYLSPRISSSEEVSVILENRNHDYDRMIRFLAKVKDNPFFPESKALQHLNPFGISTRLKGEEDILEVSDLVSHALFQCVNKSKANYYIPEYRYFQELSSRFAADDAGRVLGAGLKCIHSLDALELDSNVKEVFQRAKAPPPI from the coding sequence ATGCCGTTCTCAGTTTACATTGATGAGAGTGGTGATGCCGGCATCGTCCGGGTTCGCGACGAAGAGCAACCCGGCTCCTCACCCTATTTTGTTTTGGCGGCGTGTGTTGTCCAACCCGCGTCCGCAATTCAGGTGAGGAAGGCGGTTGAGGCTTTTAGGTCCGCGATCGGTAAGAAAAACTGGAAACACGCCACAGACCTCAATCACTCTCAGAAAGTCTTCTTTTGCCGTTCAGTGTCCACATTGCCCGTGCGATTCTTTGGGTTGGTTTCGAAAAAATCAACCCTGAAGGATTACAAGTCGCAGATTGGGTCAGACCCGCAACATTACTATAATAAGTGTCTTCAATATCTATTGGAGAGAGTCTTCACATACTTGTCTCCGAGAATCTCTTCGTCTGAAGAAGTGTCTGTTATTCTTGAAAATAGGAATCATGACTATGATCGCATGATACGTTTTCTCGCAAAGGTTAAAGACAACCCATTTTTCCCGGAGTCAAAGGCGCTACAGCACCTAAACCCCTTCGGTATTTCCACAAGGTTGAAGGGTGAAGAAGATATTTTAGAAGTTTCTGATCTTGTGTCTCATGCTCTATTTCAATGCGTGAACAAATCAAAGGCAAACTACTACATTCCTGAGTATCGCTATTTTCAAGAGTTGTCCTCAAGGTTTGCTGCCGATGATGCTGGGCGAGTTTTGGGTGCAGGATTGAAGTGTATCCATTCGCTCGATGCGCTGGAGTTGGATAGCAACGTTAAAGAAGTATTCCAAAGGGCAAAGGCACCGCCGCCTATCTAA
- a CDS encoding peptidoglycan DD-metalloendopeptidase family protein, with protein sequence MPRAFPLFALGLAVPLLTGCVGAISDLDFDFRNGPISSGVAAETAPRPEPDANGLITYESYQMVVARRGDSVADVAGRLGLTAEELARFNGRMPGDALRDGEVLALPRRVSPPGSDGTDIAAIARGAIDAAEASGRGTAASGPTPLPGAEPVQHRVGRGETAYSVARLYGVSVRALAEWNGLGPDLAVREGQVLLIPIVIENADTVTEAQRPGESIAPPPPSAATPLPNAIEAAPLPPATGGGPAAPAPAPAPEPESTARFIRPIDGTVLRDFSASTEGIDYAAPAGTPVRAAADGTVAAITQDTDQIPILVLRHDDGLLTVYANIQNIRVARGDTVSRGQNVAEVGAADPSFLHFEVRRGFESVDPNQFLP encoded by the coding sequence ATGCCCCGCGCTTTTCCGCTCTTCGCCCTTGGCCTTGCCGTGCCCTTGCTCACGGGCTGTGTGGGCGCCATCTCCGACCTCGATTTCGACTTTCGGAACGGCCCGATCTCCTCGGGTGTCGCCGCCGAAACCGCCCCGCGGCCGGAACCGGACGCGAACGGGCTGATCACCTATGAAAGCTATCAGATGGTCGTCGCCCGCCGCGGCGACAGCGTGGCCGACGTGGCGGGCCGGCTGGGCCTGACGGCCGAGGAACTGGCCCGCTTCAACGGCCGCATGCCCGGCGATGCCTTGCGCGACGGCGAGGTCTTGGCCCTGCCACGGCGCGTGTCGCCGCCGGGCAGCGACGGGACGGATATCGCCGCCATCGCGCGGGGCGCCATCGACGCCGCCGAAGCCAGCGGCCGGGGGACGGCCGCGTCCGGCCCGACACCGCTGCCGGGGGCCGAGCCGGTGCAACACCGCGTCGGGCGGGGCGAGACCGCCTATTCGGTCGCGCGGCTTTACGGCGTCTCGGTGCGCGCCCTGGCCGAATGGAACGGCCTTGGCCCCGACCTCGCCGTGCGCGAGGGGCAGGTCCTGCTGATCCCCATCGTCATCGAGAACGCCGACACCGTGACCGAAGCACAGCGCCCCGGCGAGAGTATCGCGCCCCCGCCCCCCTCGGCCGCGACCCCGCTGCCCAACGCGATCGAGGCCGCCCCCCTGCCGCCCGCCACTGGCGGCGGACCGGCGGCACCCGCGCCGGCCCCCGCCCCGGAACCCGAAAGCACGGCCCGCTTCATCCGCCCGATCGACGGCACGGTGCTGCGCGATTTCTCGGCTTCGACCGAAGGGATCGATTATGCCGCGCCCGCCGGCACTCCGGTGCGGGCCGCCGCGGACGGCACCGTCGCCGCGATCACCCAGGACACCGACCAGATCCCGATCCTGGTCCTGCGTCACGACGACGGGCTACTGACGGTCTACGCCAATATTCAGAACATCCGCGTGGCGCGCGGCGACACCGTCAGCCGTGGCCAGAATGTCGCCGAGGTGGGCGCAGCCGATCCGTCCTTCCTGCATTTCGAGGTGCGGCGCGGCTTCGAATCGGTGGACCCGAACCAGTTCCTGCCCTGA
- the bchE gene encoding magnesium-protoporphyrin IX monomethyl ester anaerobic oxidative cyclase, translated as MRICFIHPNYHSGGAEIAGNWPPAWVAYLTGSLKAAGFDDIQFIDAMTHDLSPGQLRVKLAEMQPDVVGTTAITPSIYVAEETLDLVKEVLPDAVTVLGGIHATFMYQQVLSESQNLDVIVRGEGEEIIVELMRAIAEGRWPADRHAIKGLAFKDGDEIVATPAAPTVKDIDGITPDWSMLEWDKYIYVPLGRRVAIPNMARGCPFTCSFCSQWKFWRDYRVRDPLKVVDEIEDLVENHDVGFFILADEEPTINRRKFIQFCEELIRRDLPKKVQWGINTRVTDIMRDKDLLPLYRKAGLVHVSLGTEAAAQLKLDQFNKETKVADNKEAIRLLREADIFTEAQFIVGLDNETPETLEETFQMAWDWQPDLANWAMYTPWPFTPLFQEMKDKVEIFDFSKYNFVTPIMRPQAMDRATLLDRVMHNYRRFYSRKAMFHYPWRGTGYRRKYLLGCLKAFAKAGFQRQFYDLGKHNYWGPQSKDKVAFNFDRTRTIAQAQLDDWQSKQDIAAQKRARKVSRDESFKMPNGVEVKACGGGDRQMIEAAE; from the coding sequence ATGCGCATCTGCTTTATCCACCCGAATTACCACTCTGGGGGGGCCGAGATCGCGGGCAACTGGCCTCCGGCCTGGGTCGCCTACCTGACCGGATCGCTCAAGGCCGCCGGGTTCGACGACATCCAGTTCATCGACGCGATGACCCATGACCTGAGCCCCGGTCAGTTGCGCGTGAAACTGGCCGAGATGCAGCCCGATGTCGTGGGCACCACCGCCATCACGCCGTCGATCTACGTGGCCGAGGAAACGCTCGACTTGGTGAAAGAGGTGCTGCCCGACGCGGTGACCGTGCTGGGCGGGATCCACGCCACCTTCATGTACCAGCAGGTGCTGTCGGAATCGCAGAACTTGGACGTGATCGTGCGCGGCGAGGGCGAAGAGATCATCGTCGAGCTGATGCGCGCCATCGCCGAGGGCCGCTGGCCCGCCGATCGCCACGCCATCAAGGGCCTTGCCTTCAAGGACGGGGACGAGATCGTGGCCACGCCTGCGGCCCCCACCGTCAAGGATATCGACGGGATCACGCCCGACTGGTCGATGCTGGAATGGGACAAGTACATCTACGTACCGCTGGGGCGTCGCGTGGCGATCCCGAACATGGCGCGCGGCTGTCCCTTTACCTGTTCATTCTGCTCGCAGTGGAAATTCTGGCGCGATTACCGCGTGCGCGACCCGCTGAAGGTCGTGGACGAGATCGAGGACCTGGTCGAGAACCACGATGTCGGTTTCTTCATCCTTGCCGACGAGGAACCCACCATCAACCGCCGCAAGTTCATCCAGTTCTGCGAGGAATTGATTCGCCGCGACCTGCCGAAAAAGGTGCAATGGGGCATCAACACCCGCGTGACCGACATCATGCGCGACAAGGATCTGCTGCCGCTTTATCGCAAGGCGGGCCTGGTGCATGTGTCGCTGGGCACCGAGGCCGCGGCCCAGCTGAAGCTGGACCAGTTCAACAAGGAAACCAAGGTCGCCGACAACAAGGAGGCCATCCGCCTGCTGCGCGAGGCCGATATCTTCACCGAGGCGCAGTTCATCGTGGGCCTGGACAACGAAACCCCCGAGACGCTGGAAGAGACCTTCCAGATGGCATGGGATTGGCAGCCCGATCTCGCCAACTGGGCCATGTACACGCCCTGGCCCTTCACGCCCCTCTTCCAGGAGATGAAGGACAAGGTCGAGATCTTCGATTTCTCGAAATACAATTTCGTCACGCCGATCATGCGCCCGCAGGCGATGGACCGCGCCACGCTGCTCGATCGGGTGATGCACAATTACCGCCGCTTCTATTCGCGCAAGGCGATGTTCCACTACCCGTGGCGCGGCACCGGGTATCGGCGGAAATACCTCTTGGGCTGTCTCAAGGCCTTTGCCAAGGCTGGCTTCCAGCGGCAGTTCTACGACCTGGGCAAGCACAATTACTGGGGCCCGCAATCCAAGGACAAGGTGGCGTTCAATTTCGACCGGACCCGCACCATCGCGCAGGCGCAACTGGACGATTGGCAATCCAAGCAGGACATCGCGGCGCAGAAACGGGCGCGCAAGGTGTCGCGCGACGAAAGCTTCAAGATGCCCAATGGCGTCGAGGTCAAGGCCTGCGGCGGCGGCGACCGGCAGATGATCGAAGCGGCGGAGTAG
- a CDS encoding protein-L-isoaspartate(D-aspartate) O-methyltransferase yields the protein MSDAERKMQFLFQLRQKGVTDARVLSAMEKVDRGDFVRGHFADRAYDDMPLPISCGQTISQPSVVGLMSQALNVQPRDTVLEVGTGSGYQAAVLSHLARRVYTVDRHRSLTRAAELIFTRGGYSNITVLTADGCFGLPEQGPFDRILVTAAAEDPPGPLLAQLKIGGSMVLPVGQSDHVQSLIKVTRTEQGFDYEELMPVRFVPLVEGLAAD from the coding sequence ATGAGCGACGCCGAACGCAAGATGCAGTTCCTGTTCCAGTTGCGCCAGAAGGGCGTGACCGATGCCCGCGTCCTCTCGGCTATGGAAAAGGTCGATCGCGGCGATTTCGTGCGCGGGCATTTCGCCGACCGCGCCTATGACGACATGCCCTTGCCCATTTCCTGCGGACAGACGATCAGCCAGCCGTCGGTCGTGGGGCTGATGAGCCAGGCGCTGAACGTGCAGCCGCGCGACACCGTGCTCGAGGTGGGCACCGGGTCGGGCTATCAGGCCGCCGTGCTCAGCCATCTGGCGCGCCGGGTCTATACCGTGGATCGCCACCGCAGCCTGACGCGCGCGGCCGAGCTGATCTTTACCCGCGGCGGGTATTCCAACATCACCGTTCTGACCGCCGATGGCTGTTTCGGCCTGCCCGAGCAGGGGCCCTTTGACCGGATTCTGGTGACCGCCGCGGCCGAGGACCCGCCGGGGCCGCTCTTGGCGCAGCTCAAGATCGGCGGGAGCATGGTGCTGCCGGTCGGCCAATCCGACCATGTGCAGAGCCTGATCAAGGTCACGCGGACCGAACAGGGGTTCGACTACGAGGAACTGATGCCGGTGCGCTTCGTCCCGCTGGTCGAGGGGTTGGCCGCCGATTGA
- a CDS encoding DUF2177 family protein translates to MDEETGLRSYFTYMFGVLYFAGWPALRDGVPVQALMNGAALGFFAYGTYEFTSWAVMRDWHPQMVAVDLAWGTAVTALSAWGGVMIARAVTG, encoded by the coding sequence ATGGATGAGGAAACGGGTCTCAGGTCATATTTCACCTACATGTTCGGCGTGCTCTATTTCGCCGGCTGGCCCGCGCTGCGCGACGGGGTGCCGGTGCAGGCGCTCATGAACGGGGCGGCGCTGGGGTTTTTCGCCTATGGCACCTACGAGTTCACGTCCTGGGCCGTGATGCGCGACTGGCATCCGCAGATGGTCGCGGTCGACCTGGCCTGGGGCACAGCGGTGACGGCCCTGTCGGCCTGGGGCGGTGTGATGATCGCGCGGGCGGTGACGGGGTAG